The nucleotide window CAGTCTCATCCCCCTCAGGGACAATATCCCTGTTGGGTGGTGCAATGGTAAATGCAACCGTGGGGCCCGCCGCCGAACATAATTGTGCCTGATACGGACAACGTGTCGCGATTATCACTTCACGTTAAAACCACTTCCATTGATCAACATCGTATCTTCATACTTGTTTAATGTCGTGTTAAGCCGCGCTTTAAGGTTGGGCATGATGCCATACGTGACATTGGGTGATCGCCAGAAATTGCGAAAAGCGTTGCACCATCGCAGGATCCAATAAATTAGGGTTGGCGGTTGATCGCTTGAACCGTACAGTTGGCTGCATGTCGCTTCTGGGATTGATTCTAAGCCAGTTTTGCGGTGCGGGTTTGCGCGCGGTCGGGGGCGTTCAGTCAGATTTGACGCGAAGAAATCCGGCGCTTTTGGCTACAATAAGTTCTGTTTAGCTTTCATAGCAGCGGGTCGAAACGTTGCACTGCATGGTTGTCTGCGACTGGACAGCGATAGTGGTGGCCAAAATTTCTACCTGCAAGATTGCTTTAGCGATGCAATGCCTTGGATTTGACTGGGCATTGTCGCGGCGACATCAGAATTTAGCTCGGTATATTTCGGCGACCTGCGGTAGTGGCGGTATTTCACCAAGGCCAAGGGTTGCTTTGGTATATGTGAACCCCTTTACTGGGGTGCGTGCGGATTCTTCGTTGTTGCACGGATTTCGATGCAATTCATTGGCTCCCTAACCCAGTACCTATGTCCGAAAAATCCTGGCCAGACGACGATTCTTTCAGCGCCTTGAACCCGAGCGGCACCTTGGCAGCGTCGCCCGCTGAAGATGATTTTCAGTTTGAGATTGATCCAGCCTTCTTAACCGGGTTGGAGGGGCGGCGGCTGAAGTCGGCGCTGATGTTAGGTATGGTCTGGGGCGGCACCATTGCGCTGCATCAGTTTACCTGGGGATATTGGTTGACGACGGCGTTGGCGGCATTGATGGGTGGACATTGTTTGCGCGCCTACGCCACGCGACCGCGGGCTGTGGTTGTACCCATGGACCCGAAGGCGGTGCGACCACAGGTGACGTTGATGGTGGCGGCCAAAAATGAAGAGGCGGTGGTTGATCGCCTAGTTGATCAGCTCTGTAATCTTGATTATCCGCGCGATCGCTATGAAGTTTGGTTTATTGATGATGCAAGTACGGACCAGACACCGGCCATTCTTGATCGCCTCGCGCTGCAGCATCAGAATTTACGCGTGGTGCACCGGCCAGCGGGCTCTCCCGGTGGTAAATCAGGTGCACTTAATCAGGTGTTTCCGCGAACCGTTGGCGAATTTATTGTGGTGTTTGATGCGGATGCCCAGATTGCGCCGGACTTTTTAGATCGATCACTGCCAGCCTTCGATCACCCCTCGGTTGGGGCGGTGCAGTTACGGAAAGCGATTATTCAGGCCGAGACGCCGAATCATCCTCAAGGTAAGAACTTTTGGATTCAAGGTCAGCAGGCAGAAATGGCGTTGGATGCCTTTATGCGCCAGCAACAAATCGCCGTCGGTGGAATCGGTGAGCTGCGGGGGAATGGGCAACTTGTCCGGCGTCAGGCGATCGAAGATTGTGGTGGTTGGAATGAAGGCACGATTACCGATGATCTGGATTTGAGTCTGCGACTACATTTGAATAATTGGGATATTGAATGTCTGACCGCACCTGCCGTCTATGAAGAAGGTGTAACCCAAGCGATCGCCTTGTGGCATCAGCGCAGTCGATGGGCTGAAGGTGGGTATCAACGTTACCTCGATTACTGGCGGATGCTGGTACAGAATCGTTTGGGTCTGACTAAGTCGTTTGACCTGGTGGTGTTTGTGGTGATGCAGTACATCATGCCGATGGTGGCAGTGCCAGATTTATTGATGGCCGTGATGAAGCATCAGGCGCCGGTGTTTACGCCAATTACGATCATCACCTTTGGCTTGTTTTTTCTTAGTGCAGTGCGGGGCCTGCGGCGATCGTTTGTGTTGATGCCGTTGAAGGAACAACGGGATGTGAGTTGGTTCTGGCTCGTGAAGCAGTCGGTACTGGGGGCGGTTTATATGGCTCATTGGTTGCCGGTGATTGCCTTTACCACGGCTCGCATGGCGGTGCGTAAAAAGCGGCTGAAGTGGGTCAAAACGGCGCATAGCGGTCAGCATGCGTAGTTATATTCTGTCTTTAGGTCAATAATTTCTGCCTGGAGGCGGAATTTTGCCCTGATAATAGAGTGATGCTAGATCAAGCCATCTCGGTTGCGGGATTAACCGAATATATCCAGACGTTGCTCGAAGACGACCATCACCTCCGCCAAATTTGGGTTGTGGGGGAGGTCTCGAGTGCTAATCCGCATCGCAGTGGGATGTTTTTTGCGCTGCAAGACCCAGATAGTCAGGCGATGATTAATTGCGTTGCCTGGAAGAGTCAACTGGCAAAATTTGCGACTTTGCCAGAGAAGGGCGAGCAAGTGATTTTGCTCGGTTCGGTCAAGCTATATCCGGGGCAGGGGCGTTATCAGTTAACGGCTTGGCAATGTTTTCCGGCGGGCGAGGGGTTGCAGGCACTGCGCTACCGCCAACTCAAACAGCGTTTAGAAACTGAGGGCCTATTTGACCCAGAGGTGAAGCAGGCGTTACCGGTGCACCCGCAGACGATTGCGGTGGTCACTTCCACTAATGCGGCGGCCTGGGGGGATATTCAGCGGACTTTGCTCAGTCGTTATCCCGGCTTAGATGTTTTACTTTCGCCAGCTGTGGTGCAGGGGTTGCAGGCTCCGAAGTCGATTGTCACAGCGATTGCCCGTGTAGTGCGGGATCAGCGGGCCGAAGTGTTGCTCCTGGCGCGCGGTGGTGGTGCGGCCGAGGACTTGGCTTGTTTTAACGATGAAACCGTGGTGCGGGCGATTGCGACTTGTCCGATTCCCGTCATTACTGGAATTGGCCATGAGCGGGATGAGTCGCTCTGCGATTTGGTGGCGGATTATGCGGCCCATACGCCAACGGCAGCGGCGGCGAAGGTGGTGCCGGATTTGGATGAATTGTATGATGACCACCGCGATCGTGTCCTGTGGCTCCAGACGACTGTGCGACAGCGGTTGCGCCAGGAAGCGGAGGTGATTGAGGAACTCCAAGCCCGATTGTCGCGGGTGAAGCCCGATCGGTTGTTGGTACAAGAACGGCAACGACTGGGTTGGTTGAGGCAATCGTTGATCCAGCAGATGCGATCACGCCTTAGCCAAGCGCAGCAACGGCAACAACTGTTGCAGGAGAAAGCCTCATCGCTCGATCCTGCGGCGGTATTGCAGCGTGGCTATGCGGTGATGCGGGCTGAGGGGGAAATTGTGCGTCAGGCGGTCGATCTGCCAGTTGGTCAGGAAGTTGAAGTGCAGCTGGGTCAAGGCAAGATTCGAGCTGTGGTGAGCGAAGTTCTACCGGAATAAGCCCGATCGGCTTGGAGTTAGTCAATAACTAAACCTTTGATTAGCGACAAGACTTGATTTATGAAAGCACGTTTGTTCCTGATTCCGGCTGTGTTGTTGCTTTGTGTGGCCTGTAGGCCAAAACCGAATAAGGTGAGTGATGCTGCTAACACGGGCGGTAATGGCCAGCCATCGGTCAAAGTCGATCGACGTTTAGGCAACTTTAAGGCTGTGCCAGGCACCCCATTTCAAATGGCTCCGATTGTCGCAGCGGAGTGGGAGCGGAGTTTGTTGTCCAAATCCAATTACCCGGCGGGCCAAACGGCGAATTATCTCTTCCTCGATACGGAAACGGCGACGTTTGTAAAATTACTCGATGACAATCGCCAATTGATTACGAACACTAGTCAATTTCCCACCGGGCCGAAAGCTTGTAGGCCCAAGACGGCCTGTGCCGGGCAGTCTGAAACCGTGAAATCGATCGTTTATACGATCGTCAAACAAGATACGAACAATGATCAACGGTTAACCACGGACGATTCGCAGACGATTGCGGTCTCGGACGCCAATGGCAAAAACTATACCGAGTTGATTCAGGATGCCGATGTGGTTTATCACAAAGTTTATAAGCAGGCGACACAGCGTTTACTGGTGGCCTATGCGCGGGATGGTAAACGGCTGTTGGATGTGATTGATCTGACGAAAAAGCAAGTGATCGAGACGAAGCCGATGGTGGCGCTTGGGGCCGATGTGAAATAGATCAACGCTGAATTGGGTGTAACGCCGAATTTTGGGTACAAAAAACCCGGCATGGTTCAGGTGCCGGGCTTATTCCGTGCTCTAGGAATCACATCCTGAGAAAGGGCGATACTACTCTTTACTAAATATGCGCAGCCCTGCAGCAAGCCGACATATCAAGAGATTGGTCGTACACTCTTCATGAATGTGTGACTCGCAGACAATTTTTAGTTAGTCGCGAAGGTCACTTTGAAAGATATCGGGCTATGGTGAAAAAGCCGTAAATGTGGTTTAACGATCACCGCACTGATTTATGAAACGTTTTCGCTGCTTGGGTTTCAACCAAAATTTTCGGCTACTGCTGAAGTCTTCACTATTGTTGATTGGGGGATTAACTGGGCCTGCGGAGGCGCTAACGGCCCACCCCACGATGCCCCTCGATCGTGCCCAGCAGGGCATGGTGACATCGGCCCATCCTTTAGCCACGCAAGTCGGTCTAAAAATCTTGCAGCAGGGGGGCAATGCGGTCGATGCGGCAGTCGCAACGACCTTGGCAATTTCTGTGGTCGAACCGTTTTCGGCGGGGATTGGGGGCGGTGGGTTTCTCCTATTTCATCACGCGGAAACGGGGACGATGCGATCACTCGATTTCCGTGAACGGGCACCGCTGCGGGCGACAAGGGACATGTATTTAGATGCCACGGGCAAAGTGATGCCCCGTGCCAGTGTTGATGGGTATCAAGCCGTGGGCGTGCCGGGGACAGTTGCTGGTCTGGCGGCAATACATCAGCGTTATGGCAAGTTGGCATGGGCCCGGTTGGTGGCCCCATCGGTGCAACTCGCCCAGCAGGGGTTCCCGGTCAGTGCGCGGTATCAACAGGCCTTGCAATGGCGTTCTAAGGGGATTAAGCCGGGGTCGGAGGCCGCGAAAATTTTTCTGCCCCGTGGTCATACGCCCCGAATTGGCGATCGCATTATTCAGCTGGATCTAGCCAAAACCCTGGCGGCGGTCGGGCAAGATCCTCAGAACTTTTACCAAGGCGCGATCGCCCAGGCGATTGTGCGCGATATGGTGGCCAATCAGGGGTTGATTTCCCTGGCCGATTTGCGCCAGTACCAACCCATCTGGCGTGAGCCCGTCTGTGGTGAATTTCATCAACATCGAGTTTGTTCGATGCCCCCACCGTCATCCGGAGGCGTGCATCTATTGCAAATGCTGCATCTGATCCAGGCCAAAGACCTCAAACGTTGGGGCTGGAATCATCCCAATACCTTGCATCGGATGATTGAGTCCATGCGGATTGCCTATGCCGATCGTGCGACACATCTGGGCGATCCAGATTTTGTCAAAGTACCAGTAACGTCGTTAATTAGCCCCAAGTACGGGGACCAGCGCCGCTCAGAAATTCATCCCCGCCGTGCCAAATTGTCGACGCAAGTTAAAGCGGCCACGCCCGCCGTGTTAAAGCAAATTCAATCTGAGTCGCCGGAAACCAGTCATTTGACCGTCGTCGATCAAGCGCGCAATGCCGTCAGTCTGACGTTTACGGTCAATCTCAGCTTTGGGGCGGGCGTCGTGGCCAAGGGCACGGGGATTGTGCTGAATAACGAAATGGACGACTTTGCCGTGGCCCCAAATACACCGAATTACTTTGGGCTGACGGGCAGTCAAGCGAATGCGATCGCCCCGCGTAAAACGCCCCTTTCCAGCATGACGCCGACGATCATTACCCAAGATGGGCAAGTTCGCTTAGCGGTCGGCGCACCGGGCGGCAGCACAATTATTACAACGGTGTTGCAAGTGATTCTAAATACGTTAGTGCATGACATGGATATTAAACGGGCTGTGGCCGCCCCGCGGTTGCATCATCAATGGTTGCCGGATCAGACCCGCTTTGATCGTTGGGGCTTTGATCCAATGACGTTAGCGGCGTTGGAACGTCGGGGACATCAGATCAAGGTGCGTGGGCCTTGGGGGAATGCTAATGGGATTCAGCTGTTGCCGGATGGCACGTTACTTGGGGCAGCGGACCCACGGGGTGAGGGCATTGCTGCTGGATACTGAATCTGGCCACAGCTCAATTTTTGGCGGTGGGATGGGTATGCTGAGTCTGTCTGGGTCGCACTTGAATGACGGATTTTGCCTGGCATGATCGGATGTTGGTGGCAGCGCTGTGGCGATGCGTACATCAGTAGATCAATGGCTTGAGGGCAAAATCTCTTCGCCTAGCTGTTCTTTCTTTCCTGCTGCGATGACTGCTAATCGTCTCCTCCTTAAATTTGCTCGCCGATCGCCGCGTCTCGTGATTTTGACCACGGTGTTGGGATTCTCGGGGGCGTTATTTAATGGCATCAGTACCGCGCTAGTGGTGCCAGTAATCCTTGGCTATCTCGGACAGTCGGCTGGTACGCAGTCGCTGCCAGGGCCACTGAAAAAAATATTAGATTTGACGGGCGCGCAAGGTGACCAGCAGTTTTTGGTCCTGATGGGCTTTGTTCTGCTCGCCATTATCCTCAAAAATGCGGCAACTTATGCGGGTGAACTGACCAGTGCCCGCCTGACCCAGACGTTAACGACTGGGATTCGCAACGATGGTTTGAAAATGCTTCTGGATGTTGATCTGGAGTATTACAGTGCGAATAAGATTGGCGATATTGTGAATCAGATGGGCGGCGAAATTGCCCGGACGGCGAACAGTATCAAATGTGCCACGCAGATTGCCACCACCGCGATCACGATTTTGGTATTTCTGGGGATCTTGCTGACGATTTCTTGGCAGTTGACCTTAGTTTCCACCAGTCTGTTGGCGATGGTTTCAGTGGCGAACCAATTCTTTATTCGCAAAGCGAAGCGCATGGGGCAGAAGTTATCGAGCTCCTCGGCCAATTATTCGATCGCTTTGCTGGAAACACTGTCGGGAATGCGGTTGGTTAAATCCACGGGCCAAGAAGCCGCGCAATATCGCCAGCTTTCACACTATGTCAATGAACGGGAGTTAGCGGAACGCCAGTCCCAAACGAACTATGCGATCGTTAATCCGATTAACGAAGTCTCAGGCATTCTCGTCGTGTTGACGATTGTGATCACCGGTAAAGTCCTATTTGCCAGTCAGATGGCTGCCCCGACGCTGTTGCTGATGTACTTGCTGACGCTATTCCGGATGCTTCCGTCGATCGGTCGGATCAACGGACTGCGGAGTCAATTTGCGAATACGGCTCCGAGTGTCCAAGTTGTGAATGCCTTTCTGCGCTATGACGATAAGCCGATCATGGCTCAGGGTAAGACCCCGTATCAGCCGATTACCCAAGGTATTCAGTTTCAGAATATTTGGTTCAAATATCCCACGAGCCAAGATTGGATTTTACGGGATGTGAGTTTGAATTTGCCGAAAGGGACAACCCTAGCTTTGGTTGGTTCGTCGGGCGCCGGTAAGTCAACCTTGGCGGATTTATTACCCCGATTTTACGATTGCCAAGAAGGTGGCATTAGTCTGGATGGTCAAGATATTCGATCGTTCGACTTGCCGTCATTTCGCAAATCGATGGGCATCGTCAGTCAGGAAACCTTCCTGTTCAATGCCAGCGTTTTCGACAATATTGCCTATGGCTGTGAAAACGTCAGCTTTGACGCTGTGGTGTCAGCGGCACAACGGGCGAATGCCTATGAGTTTATTGAAAAACTCCCCGAGGGTTTAGATACCCAAATTGGTGATCGGGGGGTGATGCTATCCGGTGGACAGCGCCAGCGCTTGGCGATTGCCCGGGCGTTGCTCCGTGACCCGGATATTTTGATTTTGGATGAGGCTACCAGTGCCCTCGATACCGTGTCCGAGCGGTTGGTGCAGAAAGCCTTGGATGAACTGAGCCGCGATCGCACGGTACTGGTGATTGCCCACCGTTTATCAACGATCCAAAATGCCGATCAAATTGCGGTATTCGATCGCGGTGAAGTGGTCGAAGTGGGGGTGCATGACGAACTGCTAGCCCGGAAAGGCTTGTATGCCAAGTTGTATAACATGCAATTTGGTGAAACTGTCGCTCCAGCCGGTGCGGATATGACGGTTGAGCCTCCCGCCGTTGAGCCGCCTGCGGTTGAGCCTTGCTGCTAGTTGTCCGTGCCCGACCAGTTTGTGTCTGACGAAATCCTCTCGCTTCTTTTTCCTACGAACCATGTCCTTAACCTCGATCGGTATGATCAGCAGCTATACCGGATTACAACCCTATCCGGTCGATTGGCTGTGGCAGCAGTCGCCGAAGCCCTTTGGTCAGTGGGGAAATATCCAAATCGCCGCTGCCGATCCAACACCGGATTACCTATTGCTGTATCAATTTGATTTTCCCCATCCCCCTAAGCCCTTGTCTTGGAAGGATCGATTGCGTGGCCGTAAACCCCAGCCCGTGCAAGCGATTGACGATGCGTTATTTCGGGGGGTACCCAAGTCGCGCCGGATGGCTTTACTGCGGGAACCACCGTTGGATGAGGTGGTGAAATTTAATGTCTGGAACTATGACCAGGGGCGTCAGCATTGTGACTATGTTTCGGGGCCGGATGATGCAGCACCGATGCCAGACTATATGCCGGCGATTTGGTACGTTGATGTCTCGTTTCGAGAATTGGAAACGATGCAGCCACCGGTGAAAACCCGCACCTGTAGCTGGATTACTTCCGGGATTAATCGCACCGCTAACCATCGTAAACGGCTGGCCTTCCTGCAACAACTGAGTCATAGTCAATTGGACTGTGATTACTATGGCCGCGATTTACCGGATTACATTCAGGCGAGTGGTCGGTTAAATAATAAATGGCATGCGATGTCGCCATACTTTTATAACTTGGCGATCGAGAACTACGCTGATAATCCTTGGTATGTCAGTGAGAAACTGTGGGATTCTCTGTTGTCTTGGTGCTTGCCGATTTACTACGGTGGATCTGCTGCCGACAAACTATTGCCGCCGGGGAGTTTTTTGCGTCTACCTAGTATGGATGAAAAGGGGCTGGCTTATATTCAAGAAATGACGGCCACACCCGATGCTTGGTACGCCGCTCAGGACGCGATTGCCGAAGCTCGACAAATCATCTTGCACAAGCTCAACCTGCTGAATTGGTTATCTGAGTACGTTGAAAAACAGCGTTAAAGTGACGCACAAGTATTCCATGGAAAATTCTCCTATTCCCTACGGCATTTGTACGCTGGGTAACGATCACGTCTACGACCAAATCATTGCGTTGTTAAATAGTATCGAAGCGATGATGGGGCCAGATTTCCCCGTTTGTATTTATCCCTATGACGATCGTACCGAACGATTGGCCGCCGCCATTGTCGATCGACCCAATGTGCAAATCTACGCTGATACTGCATCCATGGACTACTGGGATAAGCAAGCCCAGCGGATTTGGGATGTACATCCGACGGCGGCGCTGAGTTGGCAAAAGTTGACGACGGCCAAGTACCATCGCATGGGGACGCACCGCCGGTTTTGTGCGTTTGACGGACCGTTTGAACGCTTCATTTATATGGATGCCGATACGTTGTTATTGAACGACGTGCAGCCGATTTTTGACTTGCTTGATGAATACGACTGGTATGTCTATGACTTCCAGCATCACGACATTACCCACATTTATGACCATAACCAGCCGCAGCTGCAGCAGGTCTTTACTTGGGAACAACTATCGCAGGATATTTTCTGTTCGGGCTTCTATGGTGCAAAACGCGATACCTTCAGCCCCGAAAAGTTAGATGAATTATGGCAATTGCTCAAGGATGGCGAAGCGGCGATTCTCTATGCCATGGCTCCGGATCAAACAATCTTGAACTATTGGGTGATGCGATCGGGCCTCAAAATCTATAATCCAGCAATTCAATTACCGGCGGACCAAACCACGGGCTGTTGTGTCACCTCTAATCACTTTGAAGTGCGCGATCATGTCGCCTTTGATCGCGGCAACCAACTGACTTACCTGCATTACATTGGACTGCCGTCGAGTTTGTTCAAGGAAATTTGTGCTGGGGAAAACTGGATTTGTGCCTACCGCGAATTATTTTTGCACTACCGGTTTCTCCATGCGCCAGAGGAGCGGCCCCAGTTAATTGGCCCCCCCCAAATGCCACCGTCAAAATACACGCTGAAAGAACGGGTGCTCGATCGTTTGCAGCGCTATAAAGTCGCCTTTAGTCCGGCGAACATCTAAAGCTTTCCCTACACCACTTTTCTTTGAGGAGTTTCTTGCCATGCAACGCGGCTATTACATCACAGCCAACGATAAAGTGACAGAGCATGCGATCGCGTTAATCAAGAGCATTCGACGTTACGACGCTGAGACGCCGATTTGTTTGATTCCCTACGATGACAACTACCATGAGATTGCCGCTTTGCTGGGCGATCGATTTGGGGTCACGGTATTTGAGGATTTAGAGTTAGTCGATCGACTCTCCAATCGCTTGCACCAGACCTTTGGCACAGATTTTTTCGCCCGGCCAAATGTGTTTCGCAAATGGGCTTGTTGGTTTGGCCCGTTTGAAGAATTTATCTACATCGATACCGATATTGTGGTGTTTGAACGGCTCATTGATTATCTCGATGAATATGCTGAATATGACTTCCTTTGTTGCGACTATCAGCATCAAGGCGGCATTGAAAATGTCTTCACTCCAGCGGTGTTAACGGATCAAGTGTTTAGCGAGGCTGAAGTTCAAGAAGTATTTAATAGTGGGTTCTGGGCTTCTAAGAAGAAAGTTTTCACGGAAGCGGCGATGTATGAAGTGTTTGAAGAATGTGCCCAGCATCCCGAGTATTTTGACTTTTCCCAGAAGACCTCAGATCAGCCCATTATGAATTATCTGATTCTGTCGCGTGTGGCTGCCCGTTTTAATATTGTGCGACGACCCGGTGGTGCGCCCGGTAACTGGGGGGGGTCCAGCCATTTTGTGGCCCAGGATGGTGCCTTATTTGATCCGACCTGTGAACAGCGCTTGCAATATATCCATTGGGCAGGGATTCGGATTCAGCCCGGTTGTCCCTACTGGGAAACCTGGGCGGAGAATCGCTATTGGGGTGAAGCGATGCCCGCGTTTGAGCTGCCGGTGGCGCCAGCGGCGACGGCGTCAACGACAGTTAAGCAAGGTGTGAAGCAGCTGTTGACGAATCTGCGGAGTCGTTAGCTGGGTCTGGCGAGTTGGCCCCGCCGGATGTTGACTAACAGCATGCGGGGTCGTGGTGCGGCCCATTTCCACAGAGGCATTTTCCCTGGTCGGGGAGCGGCACGGTAGAATTGACCTCTACGAATGCGATCGTAGGCATGGTTCTCTGGAGGAAATGGGGCATATTCTATGGTCAGCATTGTTACGGGCGCGGCCGGATTTATTGGTTCCCATGTCGTTGAGGCGCTGCTGAAGCGGGGCGAAACGGTAATTGGAGTTGACCAATTTAATGATTATTATGCTCCTAAATTAAAGTGGCAAAATATTGAGCCGTTTCGCTTTCACCCTAACTTCCAACTGGTTGAAGGGGATATTCAGGCACTCGATTGGTCTCGCCTGATGGATGGGGTTGAGGTCATTTACCATCAAGCGGCTCAAGCCGGGGTTCGGGCCAGTTGGGGCGAGAGTTTTCGGGCTTATACCGAACGTAATATTAATGCCACCCAAGTGATTTTGGAAGCAGCGAAAGATGCGCCACAATTGCGGCGATTAGTTTATGCTTCGACCTCTTCGATCTATGGCAATGCGGAAACGCTCCCCACTTCAGAACTGA belongs to Romeriopsis navalis LEGE 11480 and includes:
- the xseA gene encoding exodeoxyribonuclease VII large subunit; amino-acid sequence: MLDQAISVAGLTEYIQTLLEDDHHLRQIWVVGEVSSANPHRSGMFFALQDPDSQAMINCVAWKSQLAKFATLPEKGEQVILLGSVKLYPGQGRYQLTAWQCFPAGEGLQALRYRQLKQRLETEGLFDPEVKQALPVHPQTIAVVTSTNAAAWGDIQRTLLSRYPGLDVLLSPAVVQGLQAPKSIVTAIARVVRDQRAEVLLLARGGGAAEDLACFNDETVVRAIATCPIPVITGIGHERDESLCDLVADYAAHTPTAAAAKVVPDLDELYDDHRDRVLWLQTTVRQRLRQEAEVIEELQARLSRVKPDRLLVQERQRLGWLRQSLIQQMRSRLSQAQQRQQLLQEKASSLDPAAVLQRGYAVMRAEGEIVRQAVDLPVGQEVEVQLGQGKIRAVVSEVLPE
- a CDS encoding Npun_R2821/Npun_R2822 family protein, which translates into the protein MENSPIPYGICTLGNDHVYDQIIALLNSIEAMMGPDFPVCIYPYDDRTERLAAAIVDRPNVQIYADTASMDYWDKQAQRIWDVHPTAALSWQKLTTAKYHRMGTHRRFCAFDGPFERFIYMDADTLLLNDVQPIFDLLDEYDWYVYDFQHHDITHIYDHNQPQLQQVFTWEQLSQDIFCSGFYGAKRDTFSPEKLDELWQLLKDGEAAILYAMAPDQTILNYWVMRSGLKIYNPAIQLPADQTTGCCVTSNHFEVRDHVAFDRGNQLTYLHYIGLPSSLFKEICAGENWICAYRELFLHYRFLHAPEERPQLIGPPQMPPSKYTLKERVLDRLQRYKVAFSPANI
- a CDS encoding glycosyltransferase family 10 domain-containing protein, which gives rise to MSLTSIGMISSYTGLQPYPVDWLWQQSPKPFGQWGNIQIAAADPTPDYLLLYQFDFPHPPKPLSWKDRLRGRKPQPVQAIDDALFRGVPKSRRMALLREPPLDEVVKFNVWNYDQGRQHCDYVSGPDDAAPMPDYMPAIWYVDVSFRELETMQPPVKTRTCSWITSGINRTANHRKRLAFLQQLSHSQLDCDYYGRDLPDYIQASGRLNNKWHAMSPYFYNLAIENYADNPWYVSEKLWDSLLSWCLPIYYGGSAADKLLPPGSFLRLPSMDEKGLAYIQEMTATPDAWYAAQDAIAEARQIILHKLNLLNWLSEYVEKQR
- a CDS encoding ABC transporter ATP-binding protein, yielding MTANRLLLKFARRSPRLVILTTVLGFSGALFNGISTALVVPVILGYLGQSAGTQSLPGPLKKILDLTGAQGDQQFLVLMGFVLLAIILKNAATYAGELTSARLTQTLTTGIRNDGLKMLLDVDLEYYSANKIGDIVNQMGGEIARTANSIKCATQIATTAITILVFLGILLTISWQLTLVSTSLLAMVSVANQFFIRKAKRMGQKLSSSSANYSIALLETLSGMRLVKSTGQEAAQYRQLSHYVNERELAERQSQTNYAIVNPINEVSGILVVLTIVITGKVLFASQMAAPTLLLMYLLTLFRMLPSIGRINGLRSQFANTAPSVQVVNAFLRYDDKPIMAQGKTPYQPITQGIQFQNIWFKYPTSQDWILRDVSLNLPKGTTLALVGSSGAGKSTLADLLPRFYDCQEGGISLDGQDIRSFDLPSFRKSMGIVSQETFLFNASVFDNIAYGCENVSFDAVVSAAQRANAYEFIEKLPEGLDTQIGDRGVMLSGGQRQRLAIARALLRDPDILILDEATSALDTVSERLVQKALDELSRDRTVLVIAHRLSTIQNADQIAVFDRGEVVEVGVHDELLARKGLYAKLYNMQFGETVAPAGADMTVEPPAVEPPAVEPCC
- a CDS encoding alpha-1,3-mannosyltransferase family protein translates to MQRGYYITANDKVTEHAIALIKSIRRYDAETPICLIPYDDNYHEIAALLGDRFGVTVFEDLELVDRLSNRLHQTFGTDFFARPNVFRKWACWFGPFEEFIYIDTDIVVFERLIDYLDEYAEYDFLCCDYQHQGGIENVFTPAVLTDQVFSEAEVQEVFNSGFWASKKKVFTEAAMYEVFEECAQHPEYFDFSQKTSDQPIMNYLILSRVAARFNIVRRPGGAPGNWGGSSHFVAQDGALFDPTCEQRLQYIHWAGIRIQPGCPYWETWAENRYWGEAMPAFELPVAPAATASTTVKQGVKQLLTNLRSR
- a CDS encoding glycosyltransferase, whose translation is MSEKSWPDDDSFSALNPSGTLAASPAEDDFQFEIDPAFLTGLEGRRLKSALMLGMVWGGTIALHQFTWGYWLTTALAALMGGHCLRAYATRPRAVVVPMDPKAVRPQVTLMVAAKNEEAVVDRLVDQLCNLDYPRDRYEVWFIDDASTDQTPAILDRLALQHQNLRVVHRPAGSPGGKSGALNQVFPRTVGEFIVVFDADAQIAPDFLDRSLPAFDHPSVGAVQLRKAIIQAETPNHPQGKNFWIQGQQAEMALDAFMRQQQIAVGGIGELRGNGQLVRRQAIEDCGGWNEGTITDDLDLSLRLHLNNWDIECLTAPAVYEEGVTQAIALWHQRSRWAEGGYQRYLDYWRMLVQNRLGLTKSFDLVVFVVMQYIMPMVAVPDLLMAVMKHQAPVFTPITIITFGLFFLSAVRGLRRSFVLMPLKEQRDVSWFWLVKQSVLGAVYMAHWLPVIAFTTARMAVRKKRLKWVKTAHSGQHA
- the ggt gene encoding gamma-glutamyltransferase, with protein sequence MKRFRCLGFNQNFRLLLKSSLLLIGGLTGPAEALTAHPTMPLDRAQQGMVTSAHPLATQVGLKILQQGGNAVDAAVATTLAISVVEPFSAGIGGGGFLLFHHAETGTMRSLDFRERAPLRATRDMYLDATGKVMPRASVDGYQAVGVPGTVAGLAAIHQRYGKLAWARLVAPSVQLAQQGFPVSARYQQALQWRSKGIKPGSEAAKIFLPRGHTPRIGDRIIQLDLAKTLAAVGQDPQNFYQGAIAQAIVRDMVANQGLISLADLRQYQPIWREPVCGEFHQHRVCSMPPPSSGGVHLLQMLHLIQAKDLKRWGWNHPNTLHRMIESMRIAYADRATHLGDPDFVKVPVTSLISPKYGDQRRSEIHPRRAKLSTQVKAATPAVLKQIQSESPETSHLTVVDQARNAVSLTFTVNLSFGAGVVAKGTGIVLNNEMDDFAVAPNTPNYFGLTGSQANAIAPRKTPLSSMTPTIITQDGQVRLAVGAPGGSTIITTVLQVILNTLVHDMDIKRAVAAPRLHHQWLPDQTRFDRWGFDPMTLAALERRGHQIKVRGPWGNANGIQLLPDGTLLGAADPRGEGIAAGY